The Rubripirellula tenax genome contains the following window.
TCGGAAAGACGGCCAAGCATGTCTCGGGCGCCAACGCGATGGATTACGTCTACGGATATTCGTGTGGCCATGACGTTTCGGCACGCGATTGGCAAAAGGGTCGCCCCGGTGGCCAATGGTTGCTGGGGAAAACGTTCGACACGTTTGGGCCGGTGGGGCCGTGCGTCGTTACCTGTGCCGAATTGCCGGATGCGTCGAACGTCAACGTGCGAATGAAGCTGAATGATGAAACCGTACAAAACAGTACGACGGCGCAACTGATTTTCGATATCCCGACCTTGGTCGCTCACTTGTCAAACATTGTGACGCTCAAGCCCGGCGACTTGATCTTCACCGGGACACCGCCCGGCGTCGGGGCCGCACGCAATCCGCCAGTCTTCCTGAAGAACGGCGACGTTTGTAGCGTCGAAATCGAGGGAATTGGGGCGCTGACAAACAGATGCGAGCAAGAATAGCCGGCCACAGGCCGGTGCGCCGCGACTCCCTTCCCTCCTAGTGGGTGGCTTGATCCGCGAAACGACATTGCCGCCGGGTGTTCCGATTTGATATGGCTTTCAAGCAAGCGGTGGATTTTCCGTCGCACTATCTTGATTTCCCACTTCGGCCTTCGTGGCCAAGGTCATGTCATTTCTGTGAGTTCGGCGACCGCGAACCAGCCGTTTGTCTTCCAACCGTCGTCGGCACCTCCGTCGACTGGGAATGACGTCGTGGTTGATACGCGTCGCGAAATCGCCGAGATCGTTCGGGAAGTCGCAAATGCCGTTCGTAGCAATCGATCATCAACCGAATTTTTCTCGCTATTGGCCGACCGAACGCTGCGAGCGATGGCCGCCGAGGGCGTCGTGTTTTGGCGTCGAAGCGAACACACTGATTCACTGGCGTACCGCTGCGTTCATCGACTCGGCCGCGTCACGGATCAAACCTTACCGACTGCGTCCCGACCGGCGCACGAAAGGTTGCTCGTCGAGATCGGCCGAAGCGGTGCCCCCGCGGTTGTTCCGTCCACCCCGGGCGCCTCGGATCCCGATTTTCCATCGAATCCCGCCGACGTGCCGACTGCGCTGGTCCCCATTCACTGCGACGCTTCGCAATCGGACGCTGACTACCTGTTCCAAGTGTTCTTGGAACCTGGCGGCGGCGTCGCGACCCAAAGAGGCTACTTGAGATTCGTCGTCCAAATGGCCGACTTGGCGGGCGAGTACTTGCGAGCTGAACAGCTTCGCTCGCTGTTGGCTCGACAGCGGTTGGCAACACAAGTCGACGAAGCAACATCCAAGATGCACGCGCTCACGGGCGCCGAAGAATTGGCGGAATTCATTGCCGATTCGGCCGTCGATGTCTTCGGGTTTGATCGGGTCGGAATCGTCCGCCTGGATGGACCTTCGCCGAAACGAAGTCCGAGCTTGATTGCTGTTAGCCACGTTCCATCCATCGATCAGCGATCCAGCGCAGCGGACCAGGTGCGCCGCGCTGCGACGACGCCCGTCGATGCAGATGGTAGCCGTTGGTTTGATGCAGGATCCCAACCGCCACAAAAACAGAACGTCGAATCAAACTCAATTGTGGTTCGCGTTGTCGCCGGCCAACCCGATGACCACACCGGCAAGTACCGCATCGTCGGCCTATCACAAACGAAGAAAGAGTCTTTGGACGTCGACGCGATTCGCGACTCGGTCACGCGTTTTGCCACACACTGTGATTTAGCTATGCAGAACGTGGTGCGAACGGAACAGTCGAGTTCACGATGGCTTCCAAAGTTCATTTCGGCGGATCGGACATCAACATCGGTCCGACGCGCATTCAAGGTCGGTGGCGTTTGTTTAGTACTTGCGACCGTGGCGGCGATCCCGGTGCCCCTAGTCGTCGATGCACCGGCAATCGTGCGTCCGGCCGATTCGCAAATGGTTTGTGCGACGCGCGACGCGGTTGTCCAGTCCATTGCCGTTGCCCATGGTCAAGCGGTGAAGCGGGGGCAAGTGCTATTGACGATGTCGGACCCATCACTCGATGACCAGATCCTGGCACTCGATGGAAATCTGGCTGTGTTAAGCGAAAAACGAAATCGTTTGAACGACGCGATGATGAAAGTATCCGTGTCGGGACAAGATCGGGCGCAAAGTATTCAGAACGAACGCCTGATCGTCAGCGGCGAAATTCAATCGATAACGGACCAGCGCGATGCACTTCGGCGGACGAGGGAGTCGTTGGCGGTTCATGCCGATCGCGACGGAATCGTCGACGCTTGGCAGGTCGAATCGCGATTACAATCTCGCCCCGTCAATCGTGGAGACGGGTTGATGCGCGTGATTGCCGCCGATTCGGGATGGATCGTCGAAGCACGCGTACCCCAGAACCGAATCGCCCAACTGAAACCCTTGCTCGAAAATTCATCCGCCATCGACCGTGCCCATGTCTCGTTCGACTCCGATCCCGGGCATGTGATCGCCGCATCGCTGATACAGTTGGGACCATCCGTTGTCGCAGAGAATGATCCGCTGCCCGCTACGGCAGCAATGCTGCGTTTGGAAGACGTTGCCAGCGACGAAATCCGAAACCAGACGACTTGCGGTGACGTCGCCGGCGCACCCGCGCGAGTCATGTTCAAGTGTGGCTATCGACCCATAGTCTACGTGATGTTTCAAGACTTGATTCATTCGATTAGAAGCACCGCATCGCTTTACTTTTTCGGTCATCGAACAAACACGGGAGATGCGGCATGATGTGGACTATCCGCAGACTATTTGTCGGAATCACACTGGCGACGTCAACCATCGCGTCCGGCGGTGAGGCACAAATCAATGTCGACGAATGCGTTGTACGGTTTGCAAGCGAGGTAAATGTTCCTGCGCTCGAAACCGGTTCGGTTGCCCGAATGAATGTGAAACTGAACGACGCGATCGACGCGGGCGCTCCCATCGCGTCTCTTGACGATCGATCGATGTTGATTCTTCGGCAAGCTGCTTCACGTCGATTGGAATTGGCGAAGTCGATTGCCGTTGACGATGTCGAAATTCGTTATGCCGAAGTCGCGATGCAGGAAGCGGAAGCCGAACTGGAAACCAGTCGATCGATACAGAACGACGTGCGAGGTGCGATTCCGCTGACCCAGATTCGTCGCTTACGATTGGCTGTTGAACGCGCAAAGCTCGAAATATCGCAGGCAGAAAAGCGAAAGCAACAGGCTCAAACGGAAAGCGAACTTCGCCAAACCGATTTGTCGTTGATCGACGAACAGCTCCGCAACCTACACGCCGATAGTCCCATCAGCGGCATCGTATTGAGTCTTTTTCATTCCGCGGGCGAGTGGGTCGCGAAAGGCGAAACGATTGCAACGGTCGGCCAAGTCGATCGGCTTCACATTCATGCCTTGGTCGACAGTCAGCAAATCGCACCGGGACAATGCAAGGGATTGCCTGTCAGTGTCCGCTGGAACGATGCGGCAACCGGCGAATTGGTTTCCTTGCGAGGTAGCGTTCTGTCGGTCGACCCACAGTTGCTGCCCAACAGAGTGTTCCGCCTGCACGCCGAGATCATCAATCAAAAACGAGACGACGCATCAGGTGGATGGCTGTTGTTGCCGGGCACGGATGTCCGAATGACGATCTATACGCCGACATCGGTGACACACCAAACGCCCCGGTCAACCGTTCGGTGAGAACCGCTTGCATGAACGATCATACTGTTTCGTCGTCCCGCCCCTCGATGCGCGACTTACGCGCCGACTTGACGGCTGTTCCCGTCTCGTCATCGCGAAGCGGCATGTGGATGGTGGTTGACGCGATCGCCGGACGAATAACCCGCGTGTCGAACGAACTCTGGCAATCGCTCCAGCAAGGCGATGCGACTGCCCTACAGTGGCAGCAGGCTCGCAGTGCTGGATGGACTCGACAACGCAGGCAGACGCAACGAACCCCGTTCTCGCCACTTGCCGTTCGCATTCCACTGGGATCGCTCGACGCAATTGCGAATCGGCTTGCACCGTGGACGGGATGGGTGTTTGGTCGCCTTGCCGTTTGGGGATGGTGTCTAGCAATCACCGCGGCACTATTGATGGTGATCGGACGTAGTTCGCAAGTCGCAGCATCGGCAAGTTCGTTGGGCGCATTCTTATCGCAAACACATCCACTTGTTTTGGCGTTCTGGTTTGTGGTCACCAAAGCGGTACACGAATTAGCGCACGCGATCATGTGCCGACGCATCGGATATCAAGCCGGTGAATGCGGTGTGCTGATGCTATGCGGGATGCCATGTCCCTATTGCGACGTATCGGATTCGGTACGTGAACCGTCGCCATGGCGGCGGATGTCCGTCATGTTGGCGGGCATCTATGTCGAGTGGATCATTGCTACGATTGCAACGTTCGTTTGGATCGGTTCACGGAATCCGAGTACAGCTTGGCATGCATTTCACTTGATGTTGGTGTGTGGGATCAGCACATTGGTTTTTAACGCCAATCCATTGATGCGATACGACGGTTACTTTGTGTTGTCCGATTTGGTGGGCAGCGTTCACCTGCGAAGCGAATCACGATCGGCCTTTCGCGGAATTGTGACTGCACGAATCGCGGGCCGGGGTTTCGCGTCGCGAGTAACGCCGACGATACGATCGGTCTTACTGGCTGCCTATCATGTTGCATCGACGATCTATCGGTGCGTTGTGTTGTTTGCAATTGCAGCGATGCTGTTGATCGCGGCCGAGTACCTACATTTGGAATCCGCGATCATTGTTTTGATGGCCGTGGTCGCGATAGCGTTGGTTTTTAAACAGCTTCGATCGATGGCGATGGCAATGGGCGGGAAGGGCGATTGGTCGGGAGTGTCAGGAATCCGCCGGGCGATGCTTGGTGCGACTGCGCTGTTGATTGGAATCGCCGTGTTCTTGATTCCGCTGCCTCGATACCAGACGGCCAGGGGCACGCTTGACGCAGCACTCGCCGACACGGTTTATTTGCCTCATGACGCGTTGGTCGATCTAGTTCCGGTGACCTGGGGCCAATACGTCAAGGCTGGGGAAACGATCGTTCGACTGCGTGACGAAGCGAATGAAATCGAAATGACAAAGGTGGCGGGACGCCTAAGCGTCGCGCGATTGCGAAGCCAGTTGTCGCGGCGGGTAACGATGGATCGCGGCGACGAAGCAGGCGATTGGGAAACGTTCGAAGCTGGACGCCAAGGGCTTCAAACGCGTTTAGCATCACTGAACGATCGCGCCGCCACGCTGGAATTGCGAGCCAAGGTCAACGGTGTGGTCTTGCCACCGAAATCAACGCTATCTACCCCATCGCAGGGCGGCATCACGACGCCAGCCGATCGTCGTGGAACGTTTGCGAGTTCCCAGCAGGCGTGGTGTCGAATTTCGACGGATGGGTTGCTGCATGCCGTGCTTGCGGTGGACGCACGCGACCGGAATCAAATTCGACTCGGATCACCAGTGCGGATAGCGGTTTCCGCCATGCCCGGACAAGTCTTTGAGTCGGTCGTCGAAAGTGTTTCGCCTATCCAGTCGGATTCACGTTCGTTGATACAGCGAGCCGGATATGAGGTACTATGTCCGCTAGAGCGATTTCCACCGACCGACGTGTTGTCGGTCTTGGGCGCCCAATGTCGGGCAACGGTTCGATTGCCTAATCGAACCATGGCTTCGTCCGTCTGGTCAGGATGCAAAGAATGGTTCGGTGAATAGTCGATCCGACGACCCGAAGGGTTCCAAACCGGAACCTTCGATTGCTTCACCGGACCAACGGATGCCGCTCCGCTCCGTTGACCCAAACCATCCCGCGTTGTTGGATGATGCAACGTTGTTGGGGCAATGCGACTTGCGTTTCCAGCGTCGCGGCGGTCCGGGCGGTCAGCATCGCAACAAGACGAGTTCGGGTGTGTTCTTGCATCACGAACCTACCGATATCACGGCCGAAGCGACCGAACGCAGAAGCCAAGCCGACAATCGTTCCGTGGCACTGTCGCGACTGCGTTTTCGGTTGGCGATGGAGCTGCGCGGTGCTTCGATTTGGGATGCCCAACCGACCGGAATGGCGAAAGAGCTGAGGGCAACGTACCGTGGCCACCCGCTGAAATTTCGTGACTCGCACCCCTATCGGCCGGCCGTGATGTCGTTGTTAATCGATGACTTGCACGCGGCCGGAGGACAACCCAGCGCGGTATCGAAGGAATGGTCGGTATCGACGACCAGCATCGTCAACCTCTTGAAGTCGCATCCGCCCGCGATCACGCTGATCAATTCGATCAGGGCGTACCACGGTCGCCCGCCACTACGGTAATTCAACCGTCCAGGGACTCAGCGGGCAATTCCAGCGATGGATTCTGGCTACAATCGGAGCCGGTTTCCGCCACAGAGCGTTGTTTGACGCGACTTGGCTACCCAATTCGATAACCACCTTTGCAATGGTCGCTGATATGTTTCGGTTTTTCAGTCTCTTCGTTGTCATGTTCGCCGCGGTAGCGGCATCACCGGCCGCGGAAGTGTTTGTCGAAGCAGAAAGTTTTGATGATCACGGCGGGTGGAATTTGGACACTCAGTTCATCCAACAAATGGGATCGCCTTATCTGATTGCACACGGATTGGGCAACCCGATTGCCGATGCGTCGACGACGGCATCCGTGCCAGAAAATGGTACTTATCACGTTTGGGTTCGCACGATCGACTGGGTAGCCCGATGGGGGGCAAAACCGTCGCCGGGCCAGTTCAAGTTGCTCATCAACGGCAAACCGCTCGAAAACACGCTCGGCACCGAAGGTGCAAGTTGGTCATGGCAGAACGGTGGCGAAGTGTCGCTACGGGCCGGCCAAGTCGAATTGGAACTGCACGACTTGACGGGCTTTGACGGAAGGTGCGATTGCATTTACCTGACGACGGACGCGGACGGCAAGCCGCCGACCGATGAAGTGGAATTGGCGGCATGGCGGCGCGAGCAACTCCATCTTCCAAAAGAACCGCAAACCAAAGGCCCTTATGACCTGGTCGTCATCGGCGGCGGATATGCGGGCATGGGTTCGGCCATTTCGGCGGCCCGCATGGGTTGCCGCGTGGCTCTCGTTCAAGATCGCCCCGTACTTGGCGGCAATGGGTCCAGCGAAGTGCGAGTCTGGGCGATGGGCAACATTCGTCGCGGCAAGTATCCGCGCATCGGCGAGATCATCGAAGAGTTCGCCGACAAAGCATCAAAGTCACCGGGCACGTACGAAGAATTTGGCGATGCGTTGAAGGAGCAAGTGGTTCGCGCCGAGCCGAACATCGACCTTCTGCTCAACCACCATGCAACGGCCGTGGAAATGGATGGCTCGAAAATCGTTGCGGTTTCCGCGATGGATACGCGCAGCGGCGGTGAAGTCAAAATCATTGGCGATTACTTCGTCGACTGCACCGGACACGGATGGGTCGGCCATTGGGCGAAGGCTGATCTGGACATGACGGATGCGGGACGGATGGGCATGAGCAATATGTGGGCTTGGGACGAATTGGATTCACCAACATCGTTTCCCGAGACACCATGGGCGCTCGACTTGAACATGGAAGACTTCCCCTACCCCCGCGACCACCACGGCCAATGGTTTTGGGAGAGTGGTTTTGACAAAGACGCAATCGGTGGCGCCGAAGCCATCCGCGATTGGAATTTACGAGCCGTGTACGGTGCATTCAACGCGATGAAGAACGGCGATGGGGCCGAAGATCACAAGTCCGCGGTCCTGACTTGGGTCGCTTTCGTCGGTGGGCCTCGCGAGAGTCGGCGACTGATGGGTGACGTAGTGCTTACCGAAGAAGACATTGTCAGCAAGAGAGATTTTCCCGACGGGTGTGTGCCCAGCACTTGGTCGATCGATCTGCACTATCCGAAGAAGGAGTACGCAGACAAGTTTCCGGACAATCCGTTCATCTCGGTTGCCGTTCACGATCGCCGCGTGGATAAATCGTATGGGTATCCGGTTCCCTATCGATGTTTCTACAGCCGCAACATCGACAACTTGTTCATGGCCGGTCGCGACATCAGCGTCACGCACCAAGCGCTGGGTACCGTTCGCGTGATGAAGACATGCGGCATGATGGGCGAAGTCGTCGGCAAGGCCGCGTCGCTTTGTGCGTTGAACGATTGCTCGCCGCGCGACGTTTACGAAAAACACTTGGGCGATCTGCTTGCGTTGTTGGAGTTGCCCGGTAAGGCGCGTCGCAGCACCCCGTCCGATGAAATTATGATTCCCGATGATGCGTTGCCCTTGGCTGGTCCGAACGGTCCGCCCACGGGACACAATCCGGCAAAGCTAGAAGGCACGGTTGTCGATGATTCCCGCGCGGTGTTAACGGGAAAATGGACCGATGGCACCGGACTGAAAGGATATGTCGGCGACGGCTATCGTTATGCATCGGGCAAATCGGATGCGACCGCCGAGTTCACGCTTCCGCCGCCGAAGACCGGAAATTACGAACTGCGATACTTCACCAAAGCGCACGCCAACCGTTCGTCGAATACGAAAATCACCGTGACCCAAGGTGATTGGAAGCGAACGTACGAACTGGATCAACAAACGCCGCGCGAAGCGGATTGGACGGTCGTAGGTACGATCAGCGCGCGAGTTGGGGTGCCCGTCCAGGTGCTCGTGGACTGCAAGACTGCCAATGGAACCGTTCACATCGACGCGATTTCGCTGGTCGAGATGTCGGTTGAGAAGTCGTCCAAGAAGTCAGTCGAGGCAAAGTGAAATCGGCCTCTGCGTCAAACCAGCGATGGAGACGATTCACGCACCCGGTTCGGTTGGCATCGGTGGTGGCGCTGCTGTGGCTGATTCCCTCGCCGGCATCAAAACCGATTGACGCTACCGACCCGCCACGCCTGGCCGAAATCCGGGCGATGCTGGGTGATGCGGGGATCTTGGTCGGTGACGTCGATGCGAACGGAATGTGGCAGTTGAAAGATGGGTCTGGCG
Protein-coding sequences here:
- a CDS encoding efflux RND transporter periplasmic adaptor subunit, which produces MNDHTVSSSRPSMRDLRADLTAVPVSSSRSGMWMVVDAIAGRITRVSNELWQSLQQGDATALQWQQARSAGWTRQRRQTQRTPFSPLAVRIPLGSLDAIANRLAPWTGWVFGRLAVWGWCLAITAALLMVIGRSSQVAASASSLGAFLSQTHPLVLAFWFVVTKAVHELAHAIMCRRIGYQAGECGVLMLCGMPCPYCDVSDSVREPSPWRRMSVMLAGIYVEWIIATIATFVWIGSRNPSTAWHAFHLMLVCGISTLVFNANPLMRYDGYFVLSDLVGSVHLRSESRSAFRGIVTARIAGRGFASRVTPTIRSVLLAAYHVASTIYRCVVLFAIAAMLLIAAEYLHLESAIIVLMAVVAIALVFKQLRSMAMAMGGKGDWSGVSGIRRAMLGATALLIGIAVFLIPLPRYQTARGTLDAALADTVYLPHDALVDLVPVTWGQYVKAGETIVRLRDEANEIEMTKVAGRLSVARLRSQLSRRVTMDRGDEAGDWETFEAGRQGLQTRLASLNDRAATLELRAKVNGVVLPPKSTLSTPSQGGITTPADRRGTFASSQQAWCRISTDGLLHAVLAVDARDRNQIRLGSPVRIAVSAMPGQVFESVVESVSPIQSDSRSLIQRAGYEVLCPLERFPPTDVLSVLGAQCRATVRLPNRTMASSVWSGCKEWFGE
- a CDS encoding HlyD family secretion protein, producing MMWTIRRLFVGITLATSTIASGGEAQINVDECVVRFASEVNVPALETGSVARMNVKLNDAIDAGAPIASLDDRSMLILRQAASRRLELAKSIAVDDVEIRYAEVAMQEAEAELETSRSIQNDVRGAIPLTQIRRLRLAVERAKLEISQAEKRKQQAQTESELRQTDLSLIDEQLRNLHADSPISGIVLSLFHSAGEWVAKGETIATVGQVDRLHIHALVDSQQIAPGQCKGLPVSVRWNDAATGELVSLRGSVLSVDPQLLPNRVFRLHAEIINQKRDDASGGWLLLPGTDVRMTIYTPTSVTHQTPRSTVR
- a CDS encoding FAD-dependent oxidoreductase; translated protein: MVADMFRFFSLFVVMFAAVAASPAAEVFVEAESFDDHGGWNLDTQFIQQMGSPYLIAHGLGNPIADASTTASVPENGTYHVWVRTIDWVARWGAKPSPGQFKLLINGKPLENTLGTEGASWSWQNGGEVSLRAGQVELELHDLTGFDGRCDCIYLTTDADGKPPTDEVELAAWRREQLHLPKEPQTKGPYDLVVIGGGYAGMGSAISAARMGCRVALVQDRPVLGGNGSSEVRVWAMGNIRRGKYPRIGEIIEEFADKASKSPGTYEEFGDALKEQVVRAEPNIDLLLNHHATAVEMDGSKIVAVSAMDTRSGGEVKIIGDYFVDCTGHGWVGHWAKADLDMTDAGRMGMSNMWAWDELDSPTSFPETPWALDLNMEDFPYPRDHHGQWFWESGFDKDAIGGAEAIRDWNLRAVYGAFNAMKNGDGAEDHKSAVLTWVAFVGGPRESRRLMGDVVLTEEDIVSKRDFPDGCVPSTWSIDLHYPKKEYADKFPDNPFISVAVHDRRVDKSYGYPVPYRCFYSRNIDNLFMAGRDISVTHQALGTVRVMKTCGMMGEVVGKAASLCALNDCSPRDVYEKHLGDLLALLELPGKARRSTPSDEIMIPDDALPLAGPNGPPTGHNPAKLEGTVVDDSRAVLTGKWTDGTGLKGYVGDGYRYASGKSDATAEFTLPPPKTGNYELRYFTKAHANRSSNTKITVTQGDWKRTYELDQQTPREADWTVVGTISARVGVPVQVLVDCKTANGTVHIDAISLVEMSVEKSSKKSVEAK
- a CDS encoding HlyD family efflux transporter periplasmic adaptor subunit; its protein translation is MSSATANQPFVFQPSSAPPSTGNDVVVDTRREIAEIVREVANAVRSNRSSTEFFSLLADRTLRAMAAEGVVFWRRSEHTDSLAYRCVHRLGRVTDQTLPTASRPAHERLLVEIGRSGAPAVVPSTPGASDPDFPSNPADVPTALVPIHCDASQSDADYLFQVFLEPGGGVATQRGYLRFVVQMADLAGEYLRAEQLRSLLARQRLATQVDEATSKMHALTGAEELAEFIADSAVDVFGFDRVGIVRLDGPSPKRSPSLIAVSHVPSIDQRSSAADQVRRAATTPVDADGSRWFDAGSQPPQKQNVESNSIVVRVVAGQPDDHTGKYRIVGLSQTKKESLDVDAIRDSVTRFATHCDLAMQNVVRTEQSSSRWLPKFISADRTSTSVRRAFKVGGVCLVLATVAAIPVPLVVDAPAIVRPADSQMVCATRDAVVQSIAVAHGQAVKRGQVLLTMSDPSLDDQILALDGNLAVLSEKRNRLNDAMMKVSVSGQDRAQSIQNERLIVSGEIQSITDQRDALRRTRESLAVHADRDGIVDAWQVESRLQSRPVNRGDGLMRVIAADSGWIVEARVPQNRIAQLKPLLENSSAIDRAHVSFDSDPGHVIAASLIQLGPSVVAENDPLPATAAMLRLEDVASDEIRNQTTCGDVAGAPARVMFKCGYRPIVYVMFQDLIHSIRSTASLYFFGHRTNTGDAA
- a CDS encoding peptide chain release factor family protein, with protein sequence MNSRSDDPKGSKPEPSIASPDQRMPLRSVDPNHPALLDDATLLGQCDLRFQRRGGPGGQHRNKTSSGVFLHHEPTDITAEATERRSQADNRSVALSRLRFRLAMELRGASIWDAQPTGMAKELRATYRGHPLKFRDSHPYRPAVMSLLIDDLHAAGGQPSAVSKEWSVSTTSIVNLLKSHPPAITLINSIRAYHGRPPLR
- a CDS encoding fumarylacetoacetate hydrolase family protein, with amino-acid sequence MPTCRYLTEDGKIEYATFSEGKICPLPHLNDGNFFEPRVPAYSSDETWRNAPPNLLPPTPTPEKVICIGLNYRDHAIETGSEIPSEPVVFSKFNTALVGHGDTIRLPKVSAQVDYEAELVVVIGKTAKHVSGANAMDYVYGYSCGHDVSARDWQKGRPGGQWLLGKTFDTFGPVGPCVVTCAELPDASNVNVRMKLNDETVQNSTTAQLIFDIPTLVAHLSNIVTLKPGDLIFTGTPPGVGAARNPPVFLKNGDVCSVEIEGIGALTNRCEQE